CTCTCATCACCATATTATAAAAGTTATACATCATAATTGCAgaaatttggaaaacacaaattactaaaactaaatatttttaaaatgtattttttaacctAAATGAGGCTGTATTGCATTTTTTTGGcatgaatatttttctataactttcctattattatttctctttcttctctctcttttgacaatgtctgtcttatttttttattttcagacggagtctcactctgttacccaggttggagtagaatggcgtgatcttggctcacttcaatgtccgcctcccaggttcaagcgattctcctgcctcaccctcctgtgtagctggaactacagatgcgtgccaccatgcctggctaatttttgtatttttagtagagacggggtttcaccatgttggccaggctggtctcaagctcctgatctcaggcaatccacccacctctgcctgggattgcaggcgtgagccattgcgcccagcctcttttgacaatgtctttctatgttgcccaggcaggactcaaactcctgaatgATTGATTTTCAGAAGTGAAGGGGCAGATCCTGATTGTTTGGTTTGCAAAAGGGGGTTCACTGAGGTGAGTTGTCATAAATTGATTGaacagatttctttttctgtttctttttttttttttttttttgagacagggtctggttctgtcacttagtctgagtgcagtggtgcaatcatggctcacttcagcctcgacttcctgggttcaggtgatcctcccacctcagcctcccaagtagctgggactacaggcgcacaccttcatgctcagctaatgtttgaatttttcatagggatggggtttcaccatgatccccaggctggtcttgaattcctgagctcaagtgatcctccctactcggcctcccaaagtgctgggattaccagtgtgagccactgcgtccagctgaACAGATTTCAAATGAGTTCTGGTaatatattagttttctactACCACATTACCATGAATATTACCAgaaactttgtggcttaaaacatcacacatgtattatcttacagtctTGGTGGGTTAGGAACCTAAGTATAGCTTCTCTGGGCCATCTACTTAGCGTCTCACAGGCTGCAGTAAAGGTGTGGGCCAGGGTTGGGTTCCATCTGGAGGCTCTActggggaagaatctgcttccTATGTGCCTGGTTGTTAGCAGGATTGAGATCCTTTTGATTGTTGGactgagagcttttttttttttttcgctggctgtcagctggaggCCCAGAGGTAGGTGACTAGATGGTACTTGCAGTTCCTTGTCACGTGGAGTTCTCCAACATGGCCACTCGCTTACTCACagccagcaagagagagaggctCTGGCGAGAGAGAGGCTCCAGCAAGATGAGGGGAATGGTGATGTAACATGTAATCTTACGTAACATCATCATGTGTTTCCTATCACCTGTGCATACACTATCGATTAGAAGCAAATCAAAGATCATGTTCACAAGGAAGAGAAGAGGATCACACAAGAGCAAGAACACCAGGAGGTGGGGTCAAAGGCTACCCTGAGTGGCCAGTCTGTCCACCACAGGTAGCTACGTGTTACCATGGCTATAGAACATTCCATCTTTTCCTAAGTTTgtggatgtggagcaactggagtGGCATACACTGCTATcggaaatgtaaaatgttaaaccactttggaaaatggtttggcagtttcttgaaaACTTAAacacttaccatatgatccagccattccactACTAGATagttacccaagagaaatgaaaacaacccACGTAAAGACTTGtgtacaaatgttcatagcagaatATTCATAATATTCCAAAAGTGGAGGCCAGGTGTGttgggcttatgcctgtaatcccagaactttgggagggcaaggcaggaaaatcacttgagcccaggcaacatagggagaccctgtctttacagaaaaaattgtaaaaattagccaggcatggtggcatgaacctgtagttccagctattccggaggttgaggtgggaggattgcttgagcctgggagcttgagCTGTGGTTATGccgtacactccagcctggatgacagaggagtgactctgtctcaaaaacaacaatgacaaaaaccaaaaccaaaaaacaacaaaacaaaacaaaaacccaaaagtggaaacaacccaagtgtccatcaacaagaGAGTGAATAAACACAGTGAGAACTATCCATGCAGTGGAATAtttctcagcaataaaaatgaacaggCTAGTTATATGCACAACAACATGTCAAATCATCATGCTGCAAGAAtgaagccagacaaaaaaagacccccctccccccaaaaaatccTGTATGATGCTATTTATTTGCCAttccagaaatgcaaattaatctaTAGTTCCCAAAAGCAGGGCAGTGGTTGCCTGggtgagacagagaaggagagatgGACTTTAAAGGGCACTTGGAAACTTCTGAGGGTGATGAAAtgttttgcatctttttttttttttttttaattgagacaaggggccgggcgtggtggctcatgcctgtaatcccagcactttgggaggccaaggtgggcagatcatgaggtcaggagttcaagaccagcctggccaacatggtgaaaccctgcctctactaaaaatacaaaaattagccgggcgcgatggtgcgtgcctgtagtcccagctacttgggaggctgaggcaggagaatcgcttgaacccgggaggcggaggttgcagtgagccaagatcacacccgtgtactccagcctgggtgacagggcaagactccgtctcaaaataaagtaaacaaataataaaaataaataaataaaatgagacaagttatcgctatgttgcccaggctgctgatattgaactcctggcctcaagcaatctttctgcctcggcctcccaaagtgctgggaatacaggcatgagctactgctcccACCCTGTTCTGTATCTTAACAGTGGTGGTGGTTCACAGATGTATACATCTGTCGCACTCATCAAATCGTACACTTTAAACAATGTGGTTATtgtgcaggctgggcgtggtggctcaacgcctgtaatcccagcactttgggaggccaaggcaggtggatcacctgaggtcaggagttcaagaccagcctggccaacatggtgaaactcgtctctactaaaaatacaaaaattagccgggcgtggtagtgggcacctgtaatcccagctactcgggaggctgaggcaggagaatcgcttgaaccagggaggcaaaggttgcagtgagccaagatcatgccgctgcactccagcctgggtgacaaagcaagactccatctcaaaaaataatgtagttattgtacataaattataacataAATTCATGCACATAAACTCAATAAAGTTTATTAAGGACAAAAAGTAAACAGTAAATGAGATTCAACAGAGACATATGAAACTAGACACTTGGAAGAGGAAGTAATGTTGATATTGAATACAGGTAATTTTGAACAAAATTTTCAATATAATAACATTCTCACATCTTTTATTAATTaactaaaaaagaaatggagctacttgaaatattttatttcttttttgagacggagtctcactctgtcgcctaggctggaatacagtggcatgatctcggctcactgcaacctctgcctcccgggttcaagaaattctcctgcctcagcctccagagtagctgggactacaggtgcccaccaccacgcctggctaatttttgtatttttagtagagacggggttccaccatgttaggcaggctggtctcgaactcctgaccttaggtgatcctcccgcctcaacttcccaaagtgctgggattacaggcgtgagccacggcacccggcctacttgaaatattttacatatgaattcACTTACAAGGTGGTTACCATCAGTTTGGTATTAATACAATAAAGAGGTTATCAATAAAAattactagtgatgttgagcatttttcacatttatcagccagttgattttttttttttttgaattgccTACTTGTGCCttttgccaatttttctattagattgtttttccttcttcatttgtTTACAGGCCTATCTGCCTCATCAGCCTGGGAGTTCCACAGAGACAAGaactgtatttcatttctttctctatcCCTAGCCTAGTACAGTGTCTGGTATTTAGTTCgtcaaatgtttgttaaaattgaatggaatgaggccaggtgcagtggctcacgcctgtaatcccaccattttggaaggccaaggctggtggatcattagatgtcaggaatttgagaccagcctggccaacatggtgaaaccctatctctactaaaaatacaaaaattagccgggcctgggggcaagcacctgtaatcccagctacctgggaggctgaggcaggagaatcacttgaactcaggaggcggatgttgcagcgagctgatatcgagccactgcactccaacctgggcaacaaagcgagactctgtctcaaaaaaaataaaaaataaaataaaataaaataaaatgagacaagttatcgctatgttgcccaggctgctgatactgaactcctggcctcgagtgacccttctgccttggcctcccaaagtgctgggactacaggtgtgtcacCATATGGataggttggcctcgaactcctgacctcaagtgatccaccttggcctttcaaagtgttgggattacaggcgtgagccaccacgcctggccccttgtCTCGATTAATCAAAAAAaggcctaggcgacagagcaagactctgtctggggaaaaaaaaaaaaaaaatatatatatatacatatgtatatatatatatatatatgaatgatattCTCATAACCCCTTGGAAACATTATTACTTctgtttaacagatgaggaatGTAAGACAGAAGCTGAGTAATTTGCAGCCACACACTGCTAAATGGTAGCATTGGGACTGTAATCCGGGCcttctgattctttttatttatttgtattaattttaattttattttatttttaaagagatggagtctcgctatgttgcccagggtggtctggaactctcaggctcaggtgatcctcctgcctgggtctcccaaagggctgggatttcaggcgtgagccaccatgccctgccgcaGGCTTTCCGATTCTAAACCATAGAGTCAATGAAACTGTCCTCCATCCCCTCCAGAGATGTTTGCCTGGACCCTGTTTTCCTCAGGATATCAATGAATAGTTCATGAGTTTAGTGAGCAAAGGTCAACCTCCATCACGCGCATGCGTCCCTTCCTTTTCCCATGGAGGAAGAGAGACGCCTCGTTTCCTTCCGCTTTGCCTGTCTTTTGGCCCCGGCAACTCACCATCGTCAGTGCGCAGCCGTTCGCTAACTGAAATGATGGCGACTGGAACGCCAGAGTCTCAAGCGCGGTTCGGTCAGTCCGTGAAGGGGCTTCTCACGGAGAAGGTGACCACCTGTGGTACTGACGTAATCGCGCTCACCAAGCAGGTGCTGAAGGGCTCCCGGAGCTCCGAGGTGAGCTGGAAGTGGACTCTCCCGGCCTGATAATCCGGGGAGTCGCAGTGTTTCGTTGCTGTGGGAAGGAGGTCGCGTTGCATCCTGGGAATTGTAGGCTGTGAAGTACTTGCTATGAGTAGGTCTTCTTCGCGGAGGCGCGTGTTGCATTCTGGGGTGTGCAGTCTCTGGTTAGGGACAGTGTGTGAGGGTTGGGGGAAGAAGCGATGCCATGGGAACCTGTGCTTTAaaacagcaatttgggaggccgaggcgggcggatcacctgaggtcgggagttcgaaactagcctgacaatcatggagaaacccccgtctttactaaaaaataataataactaaaaaaatatatagctgagcgtggtggcgcatgcctgtaatcccagttactcgggaggctgaggcaggagaattgcttgaacctgggaggcgaattatatatataagtattatatattacgtattatataatatatataatatgtacgtatattatatataatatatacgtatattatatataatagtatattatatataatatacacgtatatattatatataatatacgcatacattatatataatatatacgtatattatatataatatacattaatatatacatatattatatataatatatgtaatatatattatatatattttcaactagaggtgtttatagttaACCACCTGTAAATATTCAACATATTCATCATAATAAACgtacatttatttagcattttataTGTGCTGGACACTGTTGTCTTTTATGGAGTTTAATTCATGAAGTCTTTAGAATGACTAATTGAAGGaagtacttttccttttttttttttttttgagacggagtctagctctgtcgccaggctggagtgtagtggtgtgatcttggctcactgcaacctccgcctcctgggttcaagtgattctcccgcctcagcctcctgagtagctgggattacaggcacgcaccaccacacccggctatttttgtattcttagtagagatggggtttcaccatgttggccaggctggtctcgaactcttgacctcatgatctgcctgcatcagccttccaaagtgctgggattacaggcgtgagccaccgctcccggcagCATTGCTTCTTGAGCAGTCTCCACATAGCTATTTTGTTTGATTAACTGAGAATTTCATGTGTAAAACACTCATTCCAcagtattcatttaacaaatacttattgggtgtctgctatgtgccaggaactgctCTAGGTACACGGAATAAACAAAACTAAATCCCTCTACTTGGGAAGTTTACATTTTAGTGAAGAGACAGACGATAAAcaagtgaaacagaaaaaaatcaggtgGTGGTAAATCCTGTGAAGCAAAATTAATCTGGGAATAGAGAGTGATGAAAGGGTtaatctttgtttgtttgtttgttttgagacagaggagGAGTCCcactagctctgtcacccaggctaaagtgcagtggcccgatctcgggctcacggcaacctccgcctcctgggttcaagcgattctcctgcctcagcctcctgagtagctgggattataggcgcctgccaccacacccagctaatttttgtgtttgtagtagagatggggtttcaccatgttggccaggctggtctcaaactcctgacctcaagtgatccttcccactttggccccccaaagtgctgggattacaggcatgagccaccacacccggtcgaAAGGGTTAATCTTAAACAGATGATCAGGGAAGGGGTCTCTGGGGAGAGAGCCTGTGAGGAGAAACACACTGACATTTGCCCACAGCATAATGAGTGGTTATGACTCATAGGCTTGTCTCTTGCATGCCTGCGCTTCTCCTCCTCCATTTGAGTTGTGTGCTTAGTGAGGGTccattgtgtttttttctaaacATCATGTGtctgtgggctgggcgcagtggctcatgcctgtaatcctaacactttgggaggccgaggcaggattgcttaagcccaggggttcgagaccagcctgggccacatagtgatatcttgtctctgtaaaaaaaggaaaaaaaaaaagaatgaaaacaattttttaaatgtgtgtatggCACTTATGCTTACAGTTGCAACTAcgtaatttaatgaaataatacgAAAAATGAAATATGAGTACCAAAAAAGAGGGTTGCTATTGCTATGAAAACTAAGTTGAAAATCAGAAACACTTGTTGAAGATGAGTAGCTAAGACAAATTGTTATTGAGTTAATTATGAACAAGTTAATGGTAAAAGCCTAGGAGAAAAATTTATAGAAATCTAAAAAGATTCTGTAGTGAAGATTGTTTTACAGGTGTATTCAAGATGTTCTTCcattttaaagaaagcaaaactaGAAATCTCAGATGGTATGTTATGTGTCTGGTCTGTTTATGTAGGAAAGTGATGCAGAATGCCAATGAATATACCAAGGAAAAGCCTTGGCTTTACATTACAACAGCCCCTGCCTTCAAGGCAACCACAACTCCCATCGAGTCTGTTTTCTAAATGTCTCACaaatcctttgtttctttttttcttggctaCTTCTGTGTTTCAGGCCATCGTCATTCCTCGCTTAGAGTACTGCTATGTCATCCTAACCAATCTCTCTGCCTCATCCCCGACTCTAGTCCACCTGCTTACCAcatttctaaaacagaaaaatggatCATGCCATTTTTCTCTAGAATTACACACAAAGATGAATTCTAAACCCTAACTTTTAAGTCTCAGATTAGAAGTCACTTCTTTTAGGGACCTTTCCTGAACACCTACCCCTGTAATCAGTTAGACACTCCTGCCCCACTACATGCTCCCAGAGCAGCCAGTGCTTCCCCATCAGCACTTACCATAAGGTGATTTAAGTGCCTGTGTTCCCTTTGTAACCCCTCCAGATTCTGAGCCCCGTTATCACTCTTAACCAGAGTAAGGGCATATGTtaaacactcaacaaatgtttgttaaatgagtaagtgaatgaaGTAGATTGTTAGAACCCTTTTTTTTCTGCCATCGGTTTGTAAGTCACCATCTCCCATCTATAGGAGTTTGAAGTTTTCCCTTAAAAGTAGCCACAGGAGGAACAGGTACTCTCAtaattgttggtgggaatgcaaagtggTACAGCCCTAAAGGAGAGGAATTTGGCAATATGTAGCAAAATTAAAACCCCACAGTCACAAATCACAGTGCTGTGAGTCCATCCCAAACATATGCTGGCAAAAAGGTGCAAAGATAGGAGATATTTGTAACAGTAAAAGCTATGAGATAAGATGCAAGATTTGAGAATTTTTTGTACCACTACTTACCGTGGCAAAAGACTGGGAACAGCCTCCAAATCCGTCAGCAGAGAACTGACTGAATAATGTTATGGTCACCTGTAGAGTGTGGTACTCTGCAGTTGTAAAAGAGCAATGGATTCATTAGGAGATAGCAATTGAATAGGAGATTCAATATGTATTGCTGCAGATAACCCTCAGGGATCTATTGCAAAGTGAAAACAGCAAggtgtaggctgggcatggtggctcatgcttataatcccagcactttgggaggctgaggcaggcaaatcacttgagcccaggagtttgaaaccagcttgggcaacatggcaaaaccccatctctacaaaaaaatacaaaaaactatctgcgcatggtggcatgcacttgtagtcccagctactctggaggctaaggtggaaggagcACCTGagtccgggaggttgaggcttcagtgaacagtgatggtgccactgcgctccagcctgggtgacagagtgagaccatgtctcaaaaaaaaaaaaaaaaaaaaaaaaaatatatatatatatatatatagagagagagagagagagagagagcaaggtgtAAACAAGTACACATAGTATGTTACATTTTAAGTAGGAAGGTGGTATGgaggaaaataaatacatgtgtcCATTGTTTAAAAAGGAACAATGGAAAGAAAACCACAAAGCTAATAAAAATAGTTATGCATAGGGCTGGGTgtaggggctcatgcctgtaatcccagtactttgggaggctgaggtgggtggatcacctgaggatgggagtttgagaccagcctggccaacacagtggaacctcgtctctactaaaaatataaaaattaggtgagcgtggtggcatgtacctataatcccagctactcaggaggctgctgcaggagaatctcttgaatccaggatgcggaggttgcagtgagccaaaatcgcatcactgcacttcagcctgggtgacagagtgacaccctgtttcaaaaaaatgaaaattaaaaaataaaaaaatagttttgcatGTGGGGGAGAGAACAGGGAAAGAAAGGGACAGAGATGGAAAAtcctattttattgttttgactTTAGACATCCAGAAAGGGTTACcaactttaaaacttaaaaataaataaagttgccCTGGGTTGGGGAAGAAATCTGGCAATCCTAGTTACTTTGAAGTCACACCACCCTTTTCACTAGAGTCTCCCTGACCCAAGAGAACAGGGAAGGGCCGGTAGGATACACATAACAGTAGCTCTTTTTACTTGGCTGGATTTAGGTATGCCAGGAGCAGGGTGCAGTATTAGGCCAGAAATCTCTGTTGGTCTCTGCTTGCCTCTCAGTGCTAATGCGGTCAGCTCTCCTTGACTGTAGGCCATCCAGCCAAATCCAAgctctgcttttctcttttggACTCAGGACCCATTAAACTCAGTGACCTCATTAAATTCTGCCTGcacatttctcctttcttttctttttttttttttttgagacagagtctcactctgttgccaggctggagtgcaatggtgcgatctcggctcactgcaacctctgcctcccaagttcaagagattctcctgcctcagcctcctgagtaactgggattacaggcacgtgccaccacgcctggctaatttttgtaattttggtagaggggttttgccatgttggccaggctggtcttgaactcctgatctcaggtgattgcccgcctcagcctccgaaagtgctgggattacaggcgtgagccaccgcacctggccatctcctttcttttctttttcccagccCTGTCTGGTTATCTTTTATGAGGTGGTTCCCCATTTTAAGCCCTGAGCTTCTCCTCATGGCTTCCCCACACCCCCCACtgtttctcttattccattttttttctttctttttttttttttgagacagggtcttgctttgtcacccaggctggagtacagtggtgcgatcttggctcactgcaaccttcgcctcctgggttcaagcaattctcccacctcagcctcccgagtagctgggattacaagtgcagccaccatgcccagctaacttgtattttttggtagagatggggtttcaccatgttgcccaggctggtcttaaactcctgacctcaagtgatccacccaccttggcctcccgaagtgctgagattacgggcatgagccaccgcacctggccttctcttatttcatttctaaatagCTGTATTCCTCTGTCCTTTTCAGCCCCATTCTAACTCTTGGGTCTTTACTactttcagacaaccccaaatctcaaatctgcctttaaaaaattaagagtcaTGTTCTCTCACTGGACTTGTGGAGCCAAAGTTTTTTTGCAGACTTCTCTTAGCACTTAATGAATACACGGTGCCAACAGCCCAGCAGTTAGGAAGCACTTGATTTCTCAGGCAGTGGCCTTTGAAACAGATGTCGGGTCCATGCCAGAACTGCCATAGTGCCAATGAAATGAATTTTCAAcatgaacaaatagaaaattatcCTTCATTACATTTTGAGTGTTTGTGGTTgtatagggtggaggagtgggagaggagagagggtagTAGCGTAACAGCTGCAGAGAGAAGATTACAGGAAGTTTGGGAATTTtgattattaccattttatttttgtcttccagcTGCTAGGTCAGGCAGCTCGAAACATGGTACTCCAGGAAGATGCCATCTTGCACTCAGAAGATGtaagaaacaacttttttttttagtgatttgGGTTTATGTATATGGTTTGTGTGGCCACAGGAAAGTGGAAatgttctatttctctcttttttatgcaGAGTTTAAGGAAGATGGCAATAATAACAACACATCTTCAATACCAGTGAGTATGCCCCCTCCAGCAGCTATTTGCTGCAGAATCATTATCCCTGGTCTGCTTTCATGGACTTTGTGCTTCAGCACTTTCCTGTGGAGGCCAGAGTGGGAGTAAAGGTGGGGGTGGCCAAGGATGACTTTTCTCGATGGCAAAGATGCCTGAGACTACAGAAGAAGTGGGGGTAAGGGATGAGAATCAGGAGCAGAGTCCACCCTTTATGAACCTCCCCATGTTAAATTGAGGGCTCCTCAGAGAGGGACTATAAACCCTGTAAAGGCAGGGCCCGTGCCAGGACCATGCTAGCTCTGTACTTGGCACCTATGAGGCCGTTCATCAGTATTTGATGACTGACTGTGCCCAAGGTCTCTTCTGAGAAGTTAAGTTGGGTCCTCTACTAGGGAATCAAGTATAACATACCTGTATCCTACATGGTACATAGGTAACTGTGGCACCTGCTACTTACAAATCATGTAGAGAATTTTGAAATATAAGACCCCCCCTTTCTCCATTCTGATTTGCTCTTCATCTTATTTcatgttgttttatattttatgtacttgaTATTATACTTATGTACCTCTTAGAAATATATggttggggctgggcgtggtggctcacacctgtaatcccagcactttgggaggctgaggagggcggatcacctgagatcaggagttcaagaccagcctggccaacatggtgaaaccccgtctctactaaagatacaaaaaagtagccgggtgtggtggtgggtgcctgtaatcccagctactcaggaggctgaagcatgagaattgcttgaacctgggaggtggaggttgcagtgagtggagattgcacctctgcactctagccagggtgacaaaagtgaaactctgtctccagaaaaaaaaaaaaaaagaggctgggcacagtggctcatgcctgtaattccagccctttgggaggctgaggcaggtggatcacctgaggtcaggagttctagactagcctggccaacacggcaaaaccccgtctctactaaaaatacaaaaattagccgggtgtggtggcacacacctgtaatcccagctactcgggaggctgaggcaggagaactgcttgagcctgggagatggagatggcagtgagctgagatcgggcaccactccactccatcctggcgacagagtgagactctgtctcaaaaaaaccaaaaaaagaaaaacaaaagcaaacaaacaaacaaaatatatatatatggttaggAATTTCACTCTTCGATATTTAAATAGCTAATGTTTGTCATAATCATTAGTCATTCTTTGGGTATCTACATATTAGGTATGTGACCATTTGATTCCATATACACAGACTAATTTTAAGCCATGCATGTAGTTTGTTGGACCGCATTTCTCACTCTGGGAGAGTGTTACTATCTGTTTGGGTTTAGATTCCATCTTTTTAGCAGCTCTGCACTCAGATAGGAATCCCTGTTCAATAGCACAATCTTAGGATAGGATGGACAGAAATACAG
This region of Gorilla gorilla gorilla isolate KB3781 chromosome 8, NHGRI_mGorGor1-v2.1_pri, whole genome shotgun sequence genomic DNA includes:
- the BORCS7 gene encoding BLOC-1-related complex subunit 7 isoform X2 — encoded protein: MMATGTPESQARFGQSVKGLLTEKVTTCGTDVIALTKQVLKGSRSSELLGQAARNMVLQEDAILHSEDSLRKMAIITTHLQYHVEQSSDLQDQLNHLLK
- the BORCS7 gene encoding BLOC-1-related complex subunit 7 isoform X1, giving the protein MMATGTPESQARFGQSVKGLLTEKVTTCGTDVIALTKQVLKGSRSSELLGQAARNMVLQEDAILHSEDSLRKMAIITTHLQYQQEAIQKNVEQSSDLQDQLNHLLK